The Metabacillus sediminilitoris genome window below encodes:
- the nadC gene encoding carboxylating nicotinate-nucleotide diphosphorylase has translation MNGIKLKRKLEDFFLEDLGEWDVSSQTIFDKESRGEAIIVAKEDGILAGVDVIAAGYSLFEQKVDVILKKHDGDVLEKGDIIAEIEGPVSIILSGERVILNLLQRMSGIATLTNKANHLLQSDHTRICDTRKTSPGLRMFEKYAVRCGGGFNHRFGLYDGVMIKDNHIAFAGSILNAVKEVRAKTGHMVKIEVEIETEEQLLEAIEAGADVIMFDNRSPEEVAKFAELTPKHIITEASGGIGLHNLADYRDTKVDYISLGMLTHSYKSLDISLNVK, from the coding sequence ATGAATGGAATAAAATTAAAAAGAAAATTAGAAGATTTTTTCCTCGAAGATTTAGGTGAATGGGATGTATCAAGTCAAACGATTTTTGATAAAGAATCTAGAGGAGAGGCAATTATTGTTGCAAAAGAGGACGGTATATTAGCAGGAGTTGACGTCATTGCAGCAGGTTATTCTTTATTCGAACAAAAAGTGGATGTCATCTTAAAAAAACATGACGGAGATGTGTTGGAAAAAGGTGATATTATTGCAGAGATAGAGGGTCCGGTTTCAATTATCTTAAGCGGAGAACGGGTGATTTTAAACTTACTGCAACGTATGAGTGGAATTGCGACACTAACAAATAAGGCGAATCATCTACTTCAATCAGATCATACGAGAATATGTGACACGAGGAAAACGTCTCCGGGACTGAGAATGTTCGAAAAATATGCAGTTCGTTGCGGAGGAGGCTTTAACCATCGCTTTGGTTTATATGATGGGGTCATGATAAAGGACAATCATATTGCTTTTGCAGGCTCTATACTAAATGCTGTGAAAGAAGTCAGAGCAAAAACGGGTCATATGGTTAAAATTGAAGTTGAAATTGAGACCGAAGAACAACTGCTTGAAGCAATTGAGGCTGGTGCAGATGTGATTATGTTTGATAATCGATCTCCAGAAGAGGTTGCTAAATTTGCTGAGCTAACGCCAAAACATATTATAACAGAGGCATCAGGCGGAATAGGCCTTCATAATTTAGCAGACTATCGTGATACAAAGGTTGATTATATTTCATTAGGTATGTTAACACACTCATATAAATCATTAGATATAAGCTTAAATGTGAAATAG
- the nadA gene encoding quinolinate synthase NadA: MELLDILEHEKKEMMPESYKTRSIEEMEQRVLEIKQAFGSKLYIPGHHYQKDEVIKFSDVTGDSLQLAQAAAVNKDAEYIVFCGVHFMAETADMLTSEGQKVVLPDMRAGCSMADMADIDQTDRAWAQLQQLFGDTILPLTYVNSTASIKAFVGKNGGATVTSSNAKKMLQWAFTQKERILFLPDQHLGRNTAYDLGIPLEKMAIWNPITNQLEYDGDVEDVVVILWKGHCSVHENFTVSNIEHIRKTEPDMNIIVHPECSREVVGLSDYAGSTKYIIEMIEAAEPGSKWAIGTEMNLVKRIIDQNPDKKIVSLNPYMCPCLTMNRIDLPHLLWALEGLEKGELTNQIIVPAEITKDAVLALDRMLANV; the protein is encoded by the coding sequence ATGGAATTATTAGATATTCTTGAACACGAGAAAAAAGAAATGATGCCAGAATCCTATAAAACACGTTCAATTGAAGAAATGGAACAGCGTGTTCTAGAAATTAAACAGGCATTTGGCTCAAAGCTTTATATTCCAGGGCATCACTATCAAAAAGATGAGGTTATTAAATTTTCAGATGTCACAGGTGATTCCCTGCAATTAGCGCAAGCAGCAGCTGTAAATAAAGATGCAGAATATATTGTCTTCTGTGGTGTTCATTTTATGGCTGAAACAGCAGATATGTTAACATCTGAGGGCCAAAAAGTTGTATTGCCTGATATGAGAGCAGGCTGTTCAATGGCTGATATGGCTGATATTGATCAAACAGATCGTGCTTGGGCACAACTACAACAATTATTTGGAGACACGATTCTTCCATTAACTTATGTAAACTCTACGGCGTCTATTAAAGCATTCGTAGGGAAAAATGGCGGAGCAACTGTAACATCCTCTAATGCAAAAAAAATGCTTCAGTGGGCGTTTACACAAAAGGAAAGGATATTATTTTTGCCTGACCAGCATCTCGGAAGAAATACAGCTTATGATTTAGGGATTCCCTTGGAGAAAATGGCCATTTGGAATCCAATAACAAATCAGTTGGAATATGATGGAGATGTTGAGGATGTTGTCGTTATTTTATGGAAAGGTCATTGTTCTGTACATGAGAATTTCACAGTAAGTAATATAGAGCATATTCGAAAGACAGAACCTGATATGAACATTATTGTTCACCCTGAATGCAGTCGAGAAGTGGTCGGTTTATCAGATTATGCTGGATCAACTAAATATATAATTGAAATGATCGAAGCAGCTGAGCCGGGTTCAAAATGGGCAATTGGAACGGAAATGAATCTTGTCAAACGTATTATTGATCAAAACCCAGATAAAAAAATTGTATCGTTAAATCCATATATGTGCCCATGTTTAACGATGAATCGAATTGATTTGCCGCATCTGTTATGGGCTTTAGAAGGTTTAGAAAAAGGTGAACTAACAAATCAAATCATTGTCCCTGCAGAAATTACAAAGGATGCTGTATTAGCATTAGATCGTATGCTTGCAAATGTATAA